A single Ciona intestinalis chromosome 12, KH, whole genome shotgun sequence DNA region contains:
- the LOC100175247 gene encoding uncharacterized protein LOC100175247: MKSKKCRDCCRCCESSSDCCCIKTPHVCTKVVQIILVILDLVVTEVGLFFLACLNIEWRRGEFPNIDLHRIVLWCSLVTTSAILILTRKGRRGGLGNQREMVCPVCGGYEEMDSMYKVQKEHGWSWDYGDYIHSLVTATGFMLCSLSSIIDIPKFYEHHVEVDIKIVGFLLDLLLSLLYTKSCMSAYGRYQGPHACRCENITWSKNSSTPPSSGDETSDDDSKKSLLNIQSKRTRSNKTYSKFNGL, encoded by the exons ATGAAGTCAAAGAAATGCCGGGATTGTTGTCGCTGTTGTGAGTCTTCGAGTGATTGTTGTTGCATCAAGACACCTCATGTTTGTACAAAAGTCGTGCAAATT ATTTTGGTGATACTCGACTTAGTGGTCACTGAAGTCGGTTTGTTTTTCCTCGCATGCCTTAACATTGAATGGCGGAGAGGAGAGTTTCCTAACATTGACTTGCACCGTATCGTGCTGTGGTGCTCTCTCGTCACCACGTCCGCCATCTTGATTTTGACCCGTAAGGGAAGAAGGGGAGGATTGGGAAATCAGCGGGAAATGGTGTGTCCAGTTTGCGGCGGGTACGAGGAGATGGACTCGATGTATAAAGTCCAGAAAGAGCATGGCTGGTCATGGGATTACGGG GATTACATACACTCGTTGGTAACGGCGACCGGTTTCATGCTTTGTTCTCTTTCATCGATAATTGATATTCCCAAATTTTACGAACACCACGTTGAG GTCGACATTAAAATCGTTGGTTTTCTCCTCGATCTCTTATTAAGTTTACTCTACACCAAATCTTGTATGTCGGCTTATGGAAGATACCAAGGACCTCATGCTTGCCGATGCGAGAATATTACGTGGAGTAAAAATAGCTCAACACCTCCGTCTAGCGGCGATGAAACGTCGGACGATGATTCGAAAAAAAGTTTACTGAATATCCAGTCAAAACGAACACGAAGTAACAAGACATATTCAAAGTTCAACGGTTTATAG
- the LOC100179867 gene encoding solute carrier family 23 member 1-like isoform X1 yields MDDITMKTGVSNPCFKEDSNETAPETSEPVSPDVTSRNDYVTPDPSTDMLYTVDDTPSWYTCTVLGLQHYLIAIGGIVGLPLLLAGPLCIANDDDGDVARALIISSLFFVAGICTMLQTTFGIRLPIMQGGTFSFLPPTFAILSLPHNKCPPALPSGFNNVTYTLYNDTDGSIIDGTEVWQRRIREVQGAIAVASCLPILLGLTGAVGFLLRFIGPLTIAPAVALIGLDLFAAAYGNASSQWGIAMFTAFIVIVCSQFLKNIKVPTPAYSKSKKCHMTRTPIFKLFPVLFALILAWLLCLILTVTNALPTSSSHPGWRARTDIRTNVIRNAPWFRFPYPGQWGLPRVTIAGVIGMMAGVVAGFVESIGDYYACARLSGAPNPPTHAINRGILTEGFGCLLAGVIGTSTATTSFSENIGAIGITRVGSRRVLQVAGFIFFILGMLSKFGSIFVTIPDPVIGGLFCVMFGMIAAVGISNLQYVDLNSPRNLFIVGFALFMGLTVPEWMKANKGVIQTGVIEIDQILTVFLETAMLVGGLLALLFDNTIPGTESERGIVRWRNAQNGKEVFDKKTLLQQEADCYKLPFPTNCCRFARYVPFLPEFRQRYKEIDDDNADVTTSV; encoded by the exons ATGGATGATATAACAATGAAAACAGGCGTTAGCAATCCCTGCTTCAAAGAA GATTCCAATGAAACAGCCCCGGAAACTTCTGAGCCAGTTTCACCGGACGTGACGTCACGGAATGATTACGTCACACCGGACCCATCAACAGATATGTTGTACACAGTGGACGATACTCCATCGTGGTACACTTGTACAGTTCTTGGGTTAcag CATTACCTGATCGCTATCGGAGGGATCGTTGGGCTACCATTACTACTAGCTGGGCCGTTGTGTATTGCTAACGATGACGATGGTGACGTGGCAAGGGCTTTAATTATAAGCAGTCTCTTCTTCGTGGCTGGTATCTGTACAATGCTACAAACAACGTTCGGGATAAg GTTGCCAATCATGCAGGGTGGTACGTTCAGTTTTCTCCCACCAACTTTTGCAATCCTGTCTTTGCCCCACAATAAATGCCCCCCAGCTCTACCTAGTGGATTCAACAACGTCACATACACTCTATATAACGACACAGATGGAAGCATTATTGATGGGACCGAAGTATGGCAGAGGAGAATAAGAGAG GTTCAAGGGGCAATAGCTGTCGCTTCATGTTTGCCAATTTTGCTTGGCTTGACCGGTGCTGTTGGTTTTTTACTTCGATTTATTGGACCTTTAACCATTGCCCCTGCTGTTGCATTGATTGGTTTGGACCTCTTTGCCGCAGCTTATGGAAATGCATCCTCGCAATGGGGAATTGCGATGTT TACTGCATTTATTGTGATTGTGTGTTCTCAATTTCTGAAGAATATTAAAGTTCCGACCCCTGCTTATTCTAAGAGCAAAAAATGTCACATGACTAGAACACcaatttttaagttgtttcCG GTTCTATTTGCGTTGATATTGGCTTGGCTGTTGTGTCTTATCCTCACTGTTACAAATGCACTTCCAACATCAAGCAGTCATCCTGGTTGGAGGGCAAGAACTGACATTCGTACGAATGTGATCAGGAATGCACCCTG GTTTCGGTTTCCTTATCCGGGGCAGTGGGGATTACCCCGGGTGACGATTGCTGGGGTGATAGGAATGATGGCTGGGGTTGTGGCTGGGTTCGTTGAGTCAATTGGGGATTACTACGCATGTGCAAGACTCTCTGGGGCCCCTAACCCCCCAACCCATGCTATTAACAG AGGAATTCTTACTGAGGGGTTTGGCTGCTTGCTGGCGGGTGTCATTGGGACAAGCACGGCTACAACCTCCTTCAGTGAAAATATTGGAGCAATTGGAATTACAAGAGTTGGAAGTAGAAGG GTTCTCCAAGTAGCTGGCTTCATCTTCTTCATCCTTGGAATGTTGAGCAAGTTTGGGAGCATCTTCGTCACGATCCCGGATCCAGTGATCGGAGGTTTGTTCTGTGTGATGTTTGGGATGATCGCGGCAGTCGGGATCAGCAACTTGCAGTATGTGGATCTTAATTCACCCAG GAATTTGTTCATAGTTGGATTTGCGTTGTTTATGGGTTTAACTGTTCCTGAATGGATGAAGGCAAACAAAGGGGTTATTCAAACTGGTGTGATTGAAATCGACCAAATTCTTACAGTGTTTCTTGAAACTGCAATGTTAGTTGGCGGCCTGCTTGCTCTTCTTTTTGATAACACAATCCCAG GTACCGAAAGTGAACGTGGTATTGTAAGATGGCGAAACGCCCAGAACGGTAAAGAGGTTTTTGACAAGAAAACTTTGCTTCAACAGGAAGCGGATTGTTACAAACTTCCCTTCCCAACTAATTGCTGCAG GTTTGCAAGATATGTTCCATTTTTGCCGGAATTTCGACAGCGGTACAAGGAGATAGATGATGATAATGCTGATGTAACTACTTCGGTTTAA
- the LOC100179867 gene encoding solute carrier family 23 member 1-like isoform X2, with translation MDDITMKTGVSNPCFKEDSNETAPETSEPVSPDVTSRNDYVTPDPSTDMLYTVDDTPSWYTCTVLGLQHYLIAIGGIVGLPLLLAGPLCIANDDDGDVARALIISSLFFVAGICTMLQTTFGIRLPIMQGGTFSFLPPTFAILSLPHNKCPPALPSGFNNVTYTLYNDTDGSIIDGTEVWQRRIREVQGAIAVASCLPILLGLTGAVGFLLRFIGPLTIAPAVALIGLDLFAAAYGNASSQWGIAMFTAFIVIVCSQFLKNIKVPTPAYSKSKKCHMTRTPIFKLFPVLFALILAWLLCLILTVTNALPTSSSHPGWRARTDIRTNVIRNAPWFRFPYPGQWGLPRVTIAGVIGMMAGVVAGFVESIGDYYACARLSGAPNPPTHAINRGILTEGFGCLLAGVIGTSTATTSFSENIGAIGITRVGSRRVLQVAGFIFFILGMLSKFGSIFVTIPDPVIGGLFCVMFGMIAAVGISNLQYVDLNSPRNLFIVGFALFMGLTVPEWMKANKGVIQTGVIEIDQILTVFLETAMLVGGLLALLFDNTIPGLQDMFHFCRNFDSGTRR, from the exons ATGGATGATATAACAATGAAAACAGGCGTTAGCAATCCCTGCTTCAAAGAA GATTCCAATGAAACAGCCCCGGAAACTTCTGAGCCAGTTTCACCGGACGTGACGTCACGGAATGATTACGTCACACCGGACCCATCAACAGATATGTTGTACACAGTGGACGATACTCCATCGTGGTACACTTGTACAGTTCTTGGGTTAcag CATTACCTGATCGCTATCGGAGGGATCGTTGGGCTACCATTACTACTAGCTGGGCCGTTGTGTATTGCTAACGATGACGATGGTGACGTGGCAAGGGCTTTAATTATAAGCAGTCTCTTCTTCGTGGCTGGTATCTGTACAATGCTACAAACAACGTTCGGGATAAg GTTGCCAATCATGCAGGGTGGTACGTTCAGTTTTCTCCCACCAACTTTTGCAATCCTGTCTTTGCCCCACAATAAATGCCCCCCAGCTCTACCTAGTGGATTCAACAACGTCACATACACTCTATATAACGACACAGATGGAAGCATTATTGATGGGACCGAAGTATGGCAGAGGAGAATAAGAGAG GTTCAAGGGGCAATAGCTGTCGCTTCATGTTTGCCAATTTTGCTTGGCTTGACCGGTGCTGTTGGTTTTTTACTTCGATTTATTGGACCTTTAACCATTGCCCCTGCTGTTGCATTGATTGGTTTGGACCTCTTTGCCGCAGCTTATGGAAATGCATCCTCGCAATGGGGAATTGCGATGTT TACTGCATTTATTGTGATTGTGTGTTCTCAATTTCTGAAGAATATTAAAGTTCCGACCCCTGCTTATTCTAAGAGCAAAAAATGTCACATGACTAGAACACcaatttttaagttgtttcCG GTTCTATTTGCGTTGATATTGGCTTGGCTGTTGTGTCTTATCCTCACTGTTACAAATGCACTTCCAACATCAAGCAGTCATCCTGGTTGGAGGGCAAGAACTGACATTCGTACGAATGTGATCAGGAATGCACCCTG GTTTCGGTTTCCTTATCCGGGGCAGTGGGGATTACCCCGGGTGACGATTGCTGGGGTGATAGGAATGATGGCTGGGGTTGTGGCTGGGTTCGTTGAGTCAATTGGGGATTACTACGCATGTGCAAGACTCTCTGGGGCCCCTAACCCCCCAACCCATGCTATTAACAG AGGAATTCTTACTGAGGGGTTTGGCTGCTTGCTGGCGGGTGTCATTGGGACAAGCACGGCTACAACCTCCTTCAGTGAAAATATTGGAGCAATTGGAATTACAAGAGTTGGAAGTAGAAGG GTTCTCCAAGTAGCTGGCTTCATCTTCTTCATCCTTGGAATGTTGAGCAAGTTTGGGAGCATCTTCGTCACGATCCCGGATCCAGTGATCGGAGGTTTGTTCTGTGTGATGTTTGGGATGATCGCGGCAGTCGGGATCAGCAACTTGCAGTATGTGGATCTTAATTCACCCAG GAATTTGTTCATAGTTGGATTTGCGTTGTTTATGGGTTTAACTGTTCCTGAATGGATGAAGGCAAACAAAGGGGTTATTCAAACTGGTGTGATTGAAATCGACCAAATTCTTACAGTGTTTCTTGAAACTGCAATGTTAGTTGGCGGCCTGCTTGCTCTTCTTTTTGATAACACAATCCCAG GTTTGCAAGATATGTTCCATTTTTGCCGGAATTTCGACAGCGGTACAAGGAGATAG